In Alteracholeplasma palmae J233, a single genomic region encodes these proteins:
- a CDS encoding ABC transporter ATP-binding protein has translation MATLIELKDVTKEFNGQVVLRGIDLEIEQNEFVTFLGPSGCGKTTTLRIIGGFESPSNGSVLFDGKDIVDLPAHKRPTNTVFQRYALFPHLDVYENVAFGLRVKERNNEQKIEIAQLQKEYQQEVKTLKNNFSKAKLELKSLGLEKANLNTKELELKNELNKKIEVLNQTKTQKIEHLKKTFLTKKDFEQLIQNKVNKYLKMVGLEGYENRLIHKLSGGQQQRVAIARALINEPKVLLLDEPLAALDLKLRQEMQYELKEIQRNAGITFIFVTHDQEEALTMSDKVVVMNHGEIQQIGTPEDIYNEPANKFVASFIGESNIISGIMKDDYLVNFDNKDYVCVDKGFARNEEVDVVIRPEDIDIVTFGQGKINGIVDSIVFKGVHWEIDVKTENRIYTIHTTDHVELGTKVDLDFNPEDIHVMEVW, from the coding sequence ATGGCTACCCTAATTGAATTAAAAGATGTAACAAAAGAATTTAACGGACAGGTCGTATTAAGAGGTATTGATTTAGAAATTGAGCAAAATGAGTTTGTAACTTTTCTAGGACCATCTGGTTGTGGAAAAACAACAACATTAAGAATTATTGGTGGTTTTGAGTCCCCAAGTAATGGGAGTGTTTTATTTGATGGGAAAGACATTGTAGATCTTCCAGCACATAAAAGACCTACTAATACAGTCTTTCAAAGGTATGCCCTTTTTCCTCATTTAGATGTTTATGAAAATGTAGCATTTGGTCTTAGAGTGAAAGAAAGAAATAATGAACAAAAAATAGAGATTGCCCAACTACAAAAAGAATATCAACAAGAAGTGAAAACTTTAAAAAATAACTTTAGTAAAGCAAAATTAGAACTTAAATCTTTAGGTTTAGAAAAAGCAAATTTAAATACTAAGGAATTAGAACTTAAGAATGAATTAAATAAAAAAATAGAAGTTTTAAATCAAACTAAAACTCAAAAGATTGAACATCTTAAAAAGACTTTTCTAACAAAAAAAGATTTTGAACAATTAATTCAAAATAAAGTGAACAAGTACTTAAAAATGGTAGGTCTAGAAGGATATGAAAATAGACTTATTCATAAATTATCTGGTGGACAACAACAACGTGTTGCCATAGCAAGAGCTTTAATTAATGAACCTAAAGTTTTATTACTTGATGAACCTTTAGCAGCCCTTGACTTAAAATTAAGACAAGAAATGCAATATGAATTAAAAGAAATCCAAAGAAACGCAGGAATTACTTTTATATTTGTGACACACGACCAAGAAGAAGCTCTAACTATGAGTGATAAAGTAGTTGTAATGAACCATGGAGAAATTCAACAAATTGGAACTCCAGAAGATATTTACAATGAACCTGCTAATAAATTTGTTGCTTCATTTATAGGAGAATCAAATATTATCTCTGGAATTATGAAAGATGACTACTTAGTCAATTTTGATAACAAAGACTATGTATGTGTAGACAAAGGCTTTGCTAGAAATGAAGAAGTTGATGTTGTTATTAGACCAGAAGATATTGATATTGTCACATTTGGACAAGGTAAAATTAATGGAATCGTAGATTCTATTGTCTTCAAAGGTGTTCATTGGGAAATAGATGTAAAAACTGAAAATCGTATTTATACAATACATACCACGGATCATGTAGAACTGGGGACCAAAGTAGATTTAGACTTTAACCCTGAAGATATACATGTGATGGAGGTATGGTAA
- a CDS encoding transposase: MQTQQNIQHNFNPKQLKLPLQLDIKIPFDSEVRTFDEVFRKLEIKKYLNSSKDPRGRMGYNPVQMLKLIMFCQMEKIQSLRDMAKAARNDIRIMWLTDELMPSHQTIKTFMDKYLVKGIDEIFYELSKYLIKKESIDTDKLYIDGTKIESVANKYSFTWRGSIEKFRDKLYKKITKQIESLNKRYEDSDIFFPIHETYNTDNLNSIKDFLLNEIDRELIEFKYGKGQRKTTLQRDYEHILEYLAKLVEYERHLKIMGNDRNSYAKTDIDATFMHMKEDHMRNSQLKPGYNIQIGVSNEYILHLDIYKERSDYKTLIPFLEGFKKSYDFYPKYPVADAGYGGLTNYRYLKLNDMELYQKYAMYAKDTHDKKRMKDPYFPFNLTKSGNDYLTPNGDTLKYLYRNNRGNDVYELPNGKRKEINDENLTYQKEVIKNLTSPLGIELRVQRSIQVEGAFGVIKEAFKVRRFRRRLTHNVKMEFYLTAIGYNLRKYHNKKYRITE, encoded by the coding sequence ATGCAAACACAACAAAATATACAACATAATTTTAACCCAAAACAGTTAAAATTACCACTACAATTAGACATAAAAATTCCTTTTGATAGTGAAGTTCGTACATTTGATGAAGTATTTAGAAAATTGGAGATAAAAAAATACTTAAATAGCTCAAAAGACCCAAGAGGTCGTATGGGTTATAATCCGGTTCAAATGTTAAAACTGATCATGTTTTGTCAAATGGAAAAGATTCAATCTTTAAGAGATATGGCAAAAGCTGCTAGAAATGATATTAGAATCATGTGGCTTACAGATGAATTAATGCCAAGTCATCAAACAATAAAAACCTTTATGGATAAATACTTAGTTAAAGGAATAGATGAAATCTTTTATGAACTAAGTAAGTACTTAATAAAAAAAGAATCTATTGATACAGATAAATTATATATAGATGGTACTAAAATAGAATCGGTGGCTAATAAATATAGTTTTACATGGCGTGGTTCTATTGAAAAGTTTAGAGATAAGTTATATAAAAAAATAACCAAACAGATAGAATCCTTAAATAAAAGATATGAAGACTCAGATATCTTCTTTCCAATACATGAAACATATAACACTGATAATTTAAATAGCATCAAAGACTTTCTACTTAATGAGATAGATAGGGAATTAATAGAGTTTAAATATGGTAAAGGTCAAAGAAAAACTACTTTACAAAGAGATTATGAACATATCTTAGAATATTTAGCTAAACTTGTAGAGTATGAAAGACATTTAAAGATTATGGGTAATGATAGAAACTCATATGCTAAAACAGATATAGACGCGACTTTTATGCATATGAAAGAAGATCATATGCGTAATAGTCAATTAAAACCAGGGTATAATATACAAATTGGTGTATCAAATGAATATATCCTACATCTAGATATCTATAAAGAACGTAGTGATTATAAAACTTTGATTCCTTTTTTAGAAGGATTTAAGAAAAGTTATGACTTCTATCCAAAATATCCAGTAGCGGATGCTGGATATGGTGGATTAACGAATTATCGTTATTTAAAACTAAACGATATGGAGCTTTATCAAAAATATGCAATGTATGCTAAAGATACGCATGACAAAAAAAGAATGAAAGATCCATATTTTCCATTTAACCTTACTAAATCAGGTAATGATTATTTAACACCTAATGGAGATACTTTAAAGTATCTGTATAGAAATAATCGAGGTAATGATGTATATGAATTACCAAATGGTAAGCGTAAAGAGATTAATGATGAAAATCTTACATACCAAAAAGAGGTTATTAAAAATCTTACATCACCATTAGGAATTGAATTAAGAGTTCAAAGGTCAATTCAAGTTGAGGGTGCCTTTGGAGTGATTAAAGAAGCATTTAAAGTAAGAAGATTTAGACGAAGATTAACTCATAATGTTAAAATGGAGTTTTATTTAACAGCGATTGGGTATAATTTGAGAAAATATCATAATAAAAAGTATAGAATAACAGAATAG
- a CDS encoding formate/nitrite transporter family protein, whose translation MNRYIIVLTKAILAGLLIGIAGTIYLTLDNKTVGAFLFGFGLLVICSNKLNLYTGKVGYIIDRKPNYLIDVLIIIIGNFIGTGLIALMVNLGGLLDVVEIAKQTVLHKLDHKPLETFMLAIGCGMLMYIGVDGYYKNKNDFGKVIIVVMAVAIFILAKFEHSIADMFYFMVSGTWNIKAFLYFIVMLLGNALGSVIINGLEKTVKRSEKIEENHITH comes from the coding sequence ATGAATCGATATATTATTGTATTAACAAAAGCTATTTTAGCAGGTCTTTTAATTGGAATTGCGGGAACAATTTATCTTACTTTAGATAACAAAACTGTAGGGGCATTTCTATTTGGTTTTGGTCTATTAGTTATTTGTTCTAATAAACTGAATCTCTATACAGGAAAAGTAGGATATATTATAGATCGTAAACCTAATTACTTAATAGATGTCTTAATAATTATTATAGGTAACTTTATAGGCACTGGGTTAATTGCATTAATGGTTAACTTGGGTGGCTTACTTGATGTAGTAGAAATTGCTAAACAAACGGTTTTACATAAACTAGATCATAAACCATTAGAAACATTTATGCTTGCTATTGGTTGTGGAATGCTAATGTACATTGGTGTTGATGGCTACTATAAAAATAAAAATGATTTTGGAAAAGTAATCATTGTTGTTATGGCGGTAGCAATCTTTATTCTTGCTAAGTTTGAACATAGTATTGCTGATATGTTTTACTTTATGGTATCAGGAACATGGAACATAAAAGCATTTTTATACTTTATTGTCATGTTGTTAGGTAACGCCCTCGGTTCAGTAATTATTAATGGGTTAGAAAAAACAGTAAAGCGTAGTGAAAAAATAGAAGAAAATCACATCACTCACTAG
- a CDS encoding extracellular solute-binding protein produces MNKYPKAALSDYGYKDYSKLKKVYKIISKILLGLIIFVMYLSILLIALQSLNSSSDVNSFKSLTFKWYLEMFSNRSLRNAITNTLIVSLVSTALAAILGTFIAVGIYSLAKKKRQRVMLFNNIPVLNADIVTGISLMIIFSLLLPIFPYIFGPVTLIMAHLFFTLPYVILSVLPKLKETDPNLMDAALDLGVKPYKALIKVVLPAIISGVFSGTLLAFTMSIDDFVISYYTTGNGFDNLSIWIYGSIGRKSLTPSVYAFSTLLTLVTLAFVLGYQLMLKKEVRKMLNTKKIYLLLTIIISSILLASCGQSNKLLLLNWGEYINDDLVAKFEEEFGVEVSISIADSNELFYSKIKSGTTAYDLVVPSDYMIEKMMEKDLLQEIDYSKLSNYNQDNNPYMEGVLGIQSKMTQGNERYNVPYFWGTFGLMYNKKKEGLEQAVKEYGWQAYMDPTKRPSNTRLGMYNVSRNAYAAAMYSQNLDPNVYSEELLKQAENTLIKANINEWGTDTLKKGIASNNLDLAFVYTGDFLDMLYLKLDDGSKLDEITFDIHIPEQTIAFMDAFVIPKKAKHVDLAHKFINFFLDPENAYENASVVGYATPLLKSYEMITNYVGEDEWLTDWAYANKTYYPILGSDSPVRFKGTPLKNLKQEELDKINNMVNKVKIS; encoded by the coding sequence ATGAATAAGTACCCAAAAGCAGCTTTATCAGACTATGGTTATAAAGATTATTCAAAACTTAAAAAGGTTTACAAAATTATTAGTAAAATATTATTAGGATTAATCATATTTGTTATGTATTTATCTATTTTATTAATTGCCTTACAATCACTTAATTCAAGTAGTGATGTGAATTCGTTTAAATCACTTACATTTAAATGGTATTTAGAAATGTTTAGTAATCGTTCTTTAAGAAACGCTATTACAAATACTTTAATTGTGAGTCTTGTTTCAACAGCTCTCGCGGCTATACTAGGAACCTTTATTGCAGTTGGTATCTATTCGCTTGCTAAAAAGAAACGTCAAAGAGTTATGTTATTTAATAATATTCCAGTTTTAAATGCTGATATTGTTACAGGTATTTCTTTAATGATTATCTTTTCTTTACTTTTACCAATCTTTCCTTATATCTTTGGTCCAGTTACTTTAATTATGGCTCATTTATTCTTTACATTGCCATATGTTATATTAAGTGTCTTACCAAAATTAAAAGAAACAGATCCTAACTTAATGGATGCTGCATTAGATTTAGGGGTAAAACCTTACAAAGCTTTAATCAAGGTAGTTTTACCAGCTATTATTTCAGGGGTATTTTCTGGAACATTGCTTGCATTTACAATGAGTATTGATGATTTTGTAATTAGTTATTATACTACAGGAAATGGTTTTGATAATCTTTCTATTTGGATTTATGGTTCTATTGGAAGAAAGAGTCTAACACCATCTGTTTATGCCTTTTCAACATTATTAACACTTGTTACTTTAGCCTTTGTTCTAGGATACCAACTTATGTTAAAAAAAGAGGTAAGAAAAATGCTAAACACTAAAAAAATATATCTCTTACTTACGATTATAATAAGTTCAATTTTACTTGCTTCATGTGGTCAAAGTAATAAGTTATTGTTATTAAACTGGGGTGAGTATATTAATGATGATTTAGTTGCTAAATTTGAAGAAGAATTTGGTGTAGAAGTTTCAATTAGTATTGCCGATTCAAATGAATTATTTTATTCAAAAATAAAAAGTGGCACTACCGCATATGATTTAGTAGTCCCATCTGATTATATGATTGAAAAGATGATGGAAAAAGATTTATTGCAAGAAATAGACTACAGCAAATTATCTAATTACAATCAAGACAATAACCCTTATATGGAAGGAGTCTTAGGCATACAATCTAAGATGACTCAAGGTAATGAAAGATATAATGTTCCTTATTTTTGGGGTACTTTCGGTCTTATGTATAATAAGAAAAAAGAAGGGTTAGAACAAGCAGTAAAAGAGTATGGTTGGCAAGCATATATGGATCCAACAAAGAGACCTTCTAATACCAGATTAGGTATGTATAATGTTTCTAGAAATGCATATGCAGCTGCGATGTACTCACAAAACTTAGACCCTAATGTATATTCAGAAGAATTACTGAAACAAGCTGAAAATACACTTATTAAAGCTAATATTAATGAGTGGGGAACAGATACACTTAAAAAAGGAATTGCTTCAAATAATTTAGATTTAGCTTTCGTCTATACTGGAGATTTTCTAGATATGCTATACTTAAAATTAGATGATGGTAGTAAATTAGATGAAATAACTTTCGACATTCATATACCAGAACAAACAATCGCTTTTATGGATGCTTTTGTTATTCCTAAAAAAGCTAAACATGTTGATTTAGCACATAAGTTTATTAATTTCTTTTTAGATCCAGAAAACGCATATGAAAATGCCTCTGTTGTAGGTTATGCAACACCGCTATTAAAATCATATGAAATGATTACTAATTATGTTGGAGAAGATGAATGGCTGACTGATTGGGCATATGCTAATAAGACTTATTATCCAATTCTTGGAAGTGATAGTCCAGTAAGATTTAAGGGGACACCACTTAAAAATTTAAAGCAAGAAGAACTGGATAAAATTAATAATATGGTAAATAAAGTTAAAATTTCTTAA
- a CDS encoding ABC transporter permease, with amino-acid sequence MNKSFKKLSTPYIVWLYLLAILPIGVMIILSFIQSEGLSFDEAKVSMNAFELLFDSTTLVAIRNSFLYAGIATLISLVLGYFVAYQLFKSKFKNKLLILTIFILPMWSNLLLRTESLGNLMEHNNMVTDLLSRININIGIGIKGTPLAVIIGLVFTYLPFVILPVYTALEKIDYSLEEASLDLGLTESKTFFKVVFPLSLKGVITGAILVFLPALSGFAVPEILGKGNVLFIGNLIEQAFKNMNYGFGSLLSVVIIFMILIALFVVNKVDKEGEMLL; translated from the coding sequence ATGAATAAGTCTTTTAAGAAATTATCCACACCATATATTGTATGGTTATACCTTTTGGCTATCTTACCAATAGGGGTTATGATTATTCTAAGTTTTATCCAATCAGAAGGATTAAGTTTTGATGAGGCTAAAGTTTCAATGAATGCCTTTGAATTGTTATTTGATTCAACTACTTTAGTTGCGATAAGAAATAGCTTTTTATATGCAGGAATAGCAACGCTTATTTCATTAGTTTTAGGCTATTTTGTTGCTTATCAACTCTTTAAGTCTAAGTTTAAAAATAAACTATTGATATTAACTATTTTTATCTTACCGATGTGGTCTAACCTTCTATTAAGAACAGAAAGTTTAGGCAACTTAATGGAACATAATAATATGGTAACAGACTTACTTTCAAGAATTAACATCAATATTGGTATTGGTATAAAAGGAACACCTTTAGCTGTTATTATAGGATTGGTTTTTACTTACTTACCGTTTGTAATTTTACCAGTTTATACAGCATTAGAAAAAATAGATTACAGTTTAGAAGAAGCTTCATTAGATTTAGGACTTACAGAAAGTAAAACTTTTTTCAAAGTGGTTTTTCCTCTTTCTTTAAAAGGTGTTATCACAGGTGCTATTTTAGTTTTCCTACCAGCATTATCAGGATTTGCAGTACCAGAAATACTAGGTAAAGGCAATGTACTTTTTATAGGAAATTTAATTGAACAAGCTTTTAAAAATATGAACTATGGATTTGGTAGTTTACTATCAGTTGTCATTATCTTCATGATATTAATTGCTTTATTTGTTGTTAATAAAGTGGATAAAGAAGGAGAAATGTTACTATGA
- a CDS encoding ABC transporter ATP-binding protein yields MGDKVIIELLNVTKQFDDEVIVNSLNLQVFENEFLTLLGPSGCGKTTTLRMIGGFEKANQGEIIIEGKDFSDLPPYARPINTVFQKYALFPHLNVIDNVAFGLKNRSWEYLINFYHLENENKKEVKKKINELIKASALEALSLVNLKGYENRRITQMSGGQQQRVALARAIVNKPKILLLDEPLAALDLKLRQKMQYELKEMQRQLGITFIFVTHDQEEAMTMSDRIAVMDKGIIVQLGTPKAIYNEPVNRYVATFIGESNIIPAVYLKKDLVSFMGVDFECMGYTFKKNEKVDVVIRPEDFDVVDLDKAKLIGKVTSSLFKGVHNELLVDIKGTSLKVNTYENYVVGEDIGLKVDPYEIHIMKVNEYE; encoded by the coding sequence GTGGGCGATAAAGTCATTATTGAACTTTTGAATGTAACTAAACAGTTTGACGATGAAGTCATTGTTAACAGTCTAAACTTACAAGTATTTGAAAACGAGTTTTTAACTCTTTTAGGACCGTCTGGGTGCGGTAAAACAACAACACTAAGAATGATAGGCGGATTTGAAAAAGCCAATCAGGGAGAGATTATTATTGAAGGTAAAGATTTTAGTGATCTACCTCCATATGCAAGACCAATTAATACAGTATTTCAAAAATATGCATTATTCCCACATTTGAATGTAATTGATAATGTAGCCTTTGGACTTAAAAACCGTAGCTGGGAATATTTGATTAATTTTTATCATTTAGAAAATGAAAATAAAAAAGAAGTAAAAAAGAAAATCAATGAACTTATTAAAGCATCTGCATTAGAAGCATTATCTTTAGTTAACTTAAAAGGATACGAAAATAGAAGAATTACTCAAATGAGTGGAGGGCAACAACAAAGAGTTGCGTTGGCCCGTGCTATTGTTAATAAACCTAAAATTCTATTATTAGATGAACCTTTAGCAGCACTTGACTTAAAGTTAAGACAAAAGATGCAATATGAATTAAAGGAAATGCAAAGACAATTAGGTATTACTTTTATCTTTGTTACACATGATCAAGAAGAAGCAATGACAATGAGTGATAGAATTGCCGTTATGGATAAAGGAATCATTGTTCAATTAGGAACTCCTAAAGCAATCTATAATGAGCCAGTAAATAGATATGTAGCAACTTTTATTGGGGAATCCAATATTATTCCAGCTGTATACTTAAAAAAGGATTTAGTGTCATTTATGGGCGTTGATTTTGAATGTATGGGATATACTTTTAAGAAAAATGAAAAAGTAGATGTTGTGATTAGACCTGAAGATTTTGATGTAGTAGATTTAGATAAAGCAAAATTAATAGGAAAAGTAACAAGCAGTTTATTTAAAGGTGTTCATAATGAATTGTTAGTCGATATAAAAGGAACAAGTTTAAAAGTTAATACTTATGAAAACTATGTTGTTGGAGAAGATATTGGATTAAAAGTGGATCCATATGAAATTCATATTATGAAGGTTAATGAATATGAATAA
- a CDS encoding DegV family protein, with protein sequence MKIAILSDSGSDINLEKLDLPIFVLPLRIIIDGKEYTDKKDITLDEVLVKLEETKVTTSLPSPNDIIDQLDEIKALGYTHVIAIPISKGLSGTMNIIQQMTSLYDDLKIEVIDTKNISLGSGYSAILAGRLAKAGKSFDEIVKTVNDNLENQKVFFTVGSLENLKKGGRIGLVSATIASMLNIKPVISCNDKGVYYTVKKTRGYKHAITGMIGLAKDFVGTCKKYEVTLLNSQTNEDISKILEVMKKELPNATEIDVQYVTPALAIHTGKEALGIAISILEK encoded by the coding sequence ATGAAAATTGCTATTTTATCTGACTCAGGTTCAGATATCAATTTAGAAAAATTAGATTTGCCTATTTTTGTCTTACCACTTAGAATTATTATTGATGGAAAAGAATATACTGATAAAAAAGATATTACCTTAGATGAGGTATTAGTTAAACTAGAAGAAACTAAAGTAACAACATCACTTCCTTCGCCTAATGATATTATTGATCAATTAGATGAAATAAAAGCACTTGGATATACCCATGTAATTGCTATACCTATTTCAAAAGGTTTAAGTGGTACAATGAATATTATCCAACAAATGACTTCACTATATGATGATTTAAAAATAGAAGTCATAGATACTAAAAATATTAGTTTAGGTAGTGGTTATAGCGCTATTTTAGCTGGTAGACTTGCCAAAGCAGGAAAGAGTTTTGATGAGATTGTCAAAACTGTTAATGATAACTTAGAAAATCAAAAAGTATTTTTCACTGTTGGAAGTCTTGAAAACCTTAAAAAAGGTGGAAGAATAGGACTAGTTTCAGCAACGATCGCTTCTATGCTTAATATTAAACCAGTTATTAGTTGTAATGATAAGGGTGTTTATTACACTGTTAAAAAAACACGTGGTTATAAACACGCAATTACTGGTATGATTGGACTTGCAAAAGACTTTGTTGGAACATGCAAAAAATACGAAGTAACATTACTCAATAGTCAGACAAATGAAGATATTTCTAAGATTTTAGAAGTAATGAAAAAAGAACTTCCAAATGCTACTGAAATTGATGTTCAATACGTAACCCCAGCATTAGCAATTCATACAGGAAAAGAAGCTTTAGGAATAGCAATAAGTATACTAGAAAAATGA
- a CDS encoding DUF1836 domain-containing protein → MTEIKDWAMSVKEIRLPRWEDLPELSLYLDQVLEYVNDNISAVFIEPVSSNSKQVLTDSMINNYVKNKLMPAPVKKRYQKDHIAFIITITILKQVATLSSVSRGIQHMKLTFGKIKAYNLFIDFLENALKVMTEQLEKTPDEAYFIQPIDYNLLPMKTATLAFASKMMSEYLLKEIHNITKENKE, encoded by the coding sequence TTGACTGAAATAAAAGACTGGGCCATGAGTGTAAAAGAAATTAGACTTCCTAGATGGGAAGATTTACCAGAACTCTCTTTATATCTTGATCAAGTATTAGAATACGTAAATGATAATATTAGTGCAGTGTTTATAGAGCCGGTATCAAGCAATTCTAAGCAAGTCTTAACTGATTCTATGATTAATAATTATGTTAAAAATAAACTTATGCCGGCACCAGTAAAAAAAAGATACCAAAAAGACCACATAGCATTTATAATAACAATTACTATTCTAAAGCAAGTAGCAACTTTATCTTCTGTAAGTAGAGGTATACAACACATGAAACTTACATTTGGTAAAATAAAAGCATACAATTTATTCATTGATTTTTTAGAAAATGCTTTAAAAGTTATGACTGAACAATTAGAAAAAACACCTGATGAAGCATATTTTATTCAACCAATTGATTATAACTTACTCCCAATGAAAACCGCTACTTTAGCTTTTGCCTCAAAAATGATGTCAGAATACCTATTAAAAGAAATACACAATATTACAAAGGAGAACAAAGAATGA
- a CDS encoding NAD(P)/FAD-dependent oxidoreductase has translation MLELLIIGAGPTGLYAAFLAGLRKLDAAVIESLPYMGGQPINLYKDKPIYDAPGFYKIKAEDYVKECIKQYKRFEKEVPVYLNQEALEVKRVNDYYEVTTNQQVFQTKTILIAHGGGSFTPMPLDVENSHLEGVIYHIDNLEDHKDKEIVVLGGGDSAVDWALELKSITENVHLVHRRDAFRAHQDTLDQYLKLNGKTHTPYVVKRVLGDKKVTGIELEDVKTKELLIMPAHTILVNYGLLGSKSKLEDWGIEGIKGLIYVNSKMETNLEGIYAAGNGVFYEGKAKMIVTGMGEAATAIGVISEYLHPERTTNTQHSSSIITE, from the coding sequence ATGTTAGAATTACTTATTATAGGTGCTGGACCAACTGGATTATATGCTGCCTTTTTAGCAGGACTAAGAAAGTTAGATGCAGCTGTTATTGAATCATTACCTTATATGGGTGGACAACCTATTAATTTATATAAAGATAAACCAATATATGATGCACCTGGCTTTTATAAAATAAAAGCTGAAGATTATGTTAAAGAATGTATCAAACAATATAAAAGATTTGAAAAAGAAGTACCTGTATATTTAAATCAAGAAGCATTAGAAGTTAAACGAGTAAATGATTATTACGAAGTAACAACTAATCAACAAGTATTTCAGACAAAAACTATTTTGATTGCTCACGGCGGTGGTAGTTTTACACCAATGCCTCTAGATGTAGAAAACAGCCATTTAGAAGGTGTTATTTACCATATTGATAACTTAGAAGATCATAAGGATAAAGAAATAGTTGTTTTAGGTGGTGGAGATTCTGCAGTGGATTGGGCACTTGAATTAAAGAGTATCACTGAAAATGTACATTTAGTACATAGAAGAGATGCATTTAGAGCTCATCAAGATACATTGGATCAATATCTTAAATTGAATGGAAAAACACATACTCCTTATGTAGTTAAAAGAGTATTAGGTGATAAAAAAGTTACAGGTATTGAATTAGAAGATGTAAAGACTAAAGAATTATTAATAATGCCGGCACATACTATTTTAGTAAATTACGGACTTTTAGGCTCTAAATCTAAGTTAGAAGATTGGGGCATTGAAGGTATAAAAGGTTTAATTTATGTTAATAGTAAAATGGAAACTAATCTTGAAGGAATTTATGCAGCTGGTAACGGTGTTTTTTATGAAGGAAAAGCTAAAATGATTGTTACTGGTATGGGTGAAGCAGCAACCGCTATTGGGGTTATCAGTGAGTACCTACATCCTGAAAGAACAACGAATACACAACATTCTTCATCAATTATTACAGAATAA
- a CDS encoding biotin transporter BioY translates to MTLYRLSKVALLTALLSVSAYLLPPFQVPVVGIAFTLQTAVIVLIGFLLKPTDAFLCVITYLVLGLIGLPIFSNKVGGIAPFVGPTAGFLYLFPVVAFLIALLKSKTKNIFYDILVATLVSIVLVYPLSTIYFSIYTKMSYMDALLYFTPYMVVDFIKIILAYVLYRKIPEEIAYL, encoded by the coding sequence ATGACATTGTATAGACTCTCAAAAGTTGCACTTTTAACGGCTTTGTTATCTGTTAGTGCCTACTTATTGCCTCCTTTTCAAGTGCCGGTTGTAGGAATTGCATTTACATTACAGACAGCTGTGATTGTTTTAATTGGTTTTTTACTTAAGCCAACAGATGCATTTTTATGTGTTATAACATACCTTGTTTTAGGATTAATTGGTCTACCTATATTTAGTAATAAAGTAGGAGGAATAGCTCCTTTTGTAGGACCTACTGCTGGATTTTTATATTTATTTCCAGTGGTTGCTTTTTTAATTGCACTCTTAAAATCTAAAACTAAAAATATTTTCTATGATATATTAGTAGCAACCCTTGTAAGTATTGTCTTAGTCTATCCACTTTCTACAATCTATTTTTCAATCTATACGAAGATGTCTTATATGGATGCCCTTTTATACTTTACACCTTACATGGTAGTAGATTTTATTAAGATTATATTAGCATACGTTTTATATCGTAAAATTCCTGAAGAAATTGCTTATTTATAA